In Rhinolophus ferrumequinum isolate MPI-CBG mRhiFer1 chromosome 8, mRhiFer1_v1.p, whole genome shotgun sequence, the DNA window GCTTTAGTTAGCCCAGCTCATAACTCCTGATCATCGGTGGTCCCCTGCTCCTCCATCTACACATGATACATTAGGACAACTTTGAAAAGCATGGTGACAAATACTGACTGTGCTACTCTGAGCATGACCAGATGTGGAAGTCATTGTTGGAAGGAagccttttttttcctgtgagatatttttataattttccttgaggaacatgtgtgaatgtgtgtgtgtgtgcgtgtctgtgtgtgtgtgtaacatataggtccaaatatttattttgtatatatccACCCATGAGAAGCTAGACAAGATTTTAAGAAGTGTGTCTCTGGGAATACCAGCCTCACGAGGTATCGTAGTCTACAGCAACAAAAAATCCATAGTCAAATGAGGTTGAGTTGACTTTCTTGGAGATTTACAATGTTCGTTAGCATTTTAAAGGCTTGGATAAATTCTGAAGAAGCTTACTTATCTGTGTTTAatgcagtgttttccaaactaaTTTGATAGTGTAACCTACTTTATTGTGTAAAACATATTAGTAACCCACAGACTAATATCCCATAAAACATATGCAGGGAACTAATTGTCCAGACAAGTAATTTGGAGAATAACATCTGAGTATTTTGGAATCTCTGCACATCTCAACTACCAATTAATTTTGCTACAGGGCTTCAGTGGGAGAGGATTCCTCTGAGCAGCAGTAACCAGGAAATAAGTAGACAAAAGGAAAGGATTGCTGAACAACCtctagaagaaagagaagacGAGGGTAGGAAGAACGAAGCTTATCAGGCAACTGAGATTGAATGGTTGGGATTTCGAAAACCTAGCCAAGTTGATGTGTTGCATTCTAAACACGACAAGGAGCAAGAGGTCTGGGATGAAGAAAttaacaatgatgatgatgatgacgattgcaatgatgatgaagatgaagtTCGAGTGatagaattgaagaaaaaaaatgaaaagggttCTCACTTAAAAGAGGAAGGTGATGCAAGTGAGGACTCCGCACTGAGCAGCCCCAGTTCCCAACCTGTGACCCCTGATGAGCAGCCAACCTTTGGGAAGAAGAGTGATATCTCCAGAAGTTCCTATTCAAGATACAATACAATATCCTATCGGAAAATCAGGAAGGGGAATACCAAGCAAAGAATTGATGAATTCGAGTCTATGATGCATTTATAAACTAACTGAATCTGAGAAGTTTTCATGTCCACTAAAGCAAAAGCTAATCCTATTTTCCTGAGATGCATCTTTGTATGCCTTCTCTGAGTTATCCCTTCTAAGGCTGTGGAAGCTTACTCTCTGTCTCACTGTAGAATAATGTGGAAATAACCCTAGACAAAATTCAGTCTGGTAACCTCAAATCAAAACCCTTAGATTGATTCTTGGACATTTACTTCTTAAAACTGCACTAATATGACATTATTGATAAACACTAAACAGCCAGAACCCCTGGGGAATCGGGTATGATTTAGCTTTagaaggagcagagctgggaaatGTAATCATGACATGAAAGACACCTATTTGAAATCATTCCAATATTTCCTTTGGGGTCTTTCTTCCTGTACCTTGAGGGTGATAAAAAGTCTGTTGTTAAATCTTTCTTActtttaaacatgattttataGAGTCTgtcaataaactttttaaaatactctgcCTTTCCTGTTATCTTCAAAAAAGATTTTAAGTGGTTTTCCTTGGCATTTACAGAGTGAAAATTCTGTATAAGCCTCCTTCGTTCGTGGTACCATCACTGATTTTTCTCACTACAGGGGCTGA includes these proteins:
- the ERMN gene encoding ermin, which translates into the protein MTDVPGTFSQVECNGDTPPENGQQPITKTNEEASDVDDTPPFYRIEPSLEDLPTEGNQKKSEKLQGNMVLNWSMDKKSLKEKPEENLFIVHKAITDLSLRETSVDEMTFREGLQWERIPLSSSNQEISRQKERIAEQPLEEREDEGRKNEAYQATEIEWLGFRKPSQVDVLHSKHDKEQEVWDEEINNDDDDDDCNDDEDEVRVIELKKKNEKGSHLKEEGDASEDSALSSPSSQPVTPDEQPTFGKKSDISRSSYSRYNTISYRKIRKGNTKQRIDEFESMMHL